A genome region from Natronosalvus rutilus includes the following:
- a CDS encoding PIG-L deacetylase family protein — protein MSRRMLVIGAHPDDPDIRAGGLACSWADAGHDVRFVSMTDGRGGHHEQSGSELAERRRREAAAAADTAEIEYRVLENPDGRLEPTLENRETVIELIREYDPDIVLTHRTNDYHPDHRYTSQLVRDAAYMVTVPNVCPETPALEDNPVFAYLLDTFERPYPFTPDVIVPIDDEHVDCKYDALDCHESQMYEWLPYNKGELEAVPDDPDDRREWLETDPIPGLAEMRATADRFRDDLIEQYGPERGRGIEYAEAFEVSEYGGDLTPALASDLVSP, from the coding sequence ATGTCCAGACGAATGCTGGTGATCGGCGCGCACCCCGACGACCCCGACATCCGCGCCGGCGGGCTGGCGTGTTCGTGGGCGGACGCCGGCCACGACGTCCGGTTCGTCTCGATGACCGACGGCCGCGGCGGCCACCACGAACAGAGCGGGAGCGAACTCGCCGAGCGACGTCGACGGGAGGCCGCTGCGGCCGCCGACACCGCCGAAATCGAGTACCGCGTCCTCGAGAACCCGGACGGCCGACTCGAGCCGACTCTCGAGAACCGCGAGACGGTCATCGAGCTGATCCGAGAGTACGACCCCGACATCGTGTTGACCCACCGGACGAACGACTATCACCCGGATCACCGGTACACCTCACAGCTGGTTCGAGACGCGGCCTACATGGTCACCGTCCCGAACGTCTGTCCGGAGACGCCGGCGCTCGAGGACAACCCCGTGTTCGCGTACCTGCTCGACACGTTCGAGCGGCCGTACCCGTTCACGCCGGACGTGATCGTCCCGATCGACGACGAACACGTCGACTGCAAGTACGACGCACTCGACTGCCACGAGTCCCAGATGTACGAGTGGTTGCCGTACAACAAGGGCGAACTCGAGGCCGTTCCCGACGACCCCGACGACCGTCGCGAGTGGCTCGAGACGGACCCGATCCCGGGACTCGCGGAGATGCGCGCGACGGCGGATCGGTTCCGCGACGACCTGATCGAGCAGTACGGACCCGAACGCGGCCGGGGGATCGAGTACGCCGAGGCGTTCGAGGTGTCCGAGTACGGCGGCGACCTCACGCCGGCTCTCGCCTCGGATCTCGTGTCTCCCTGA
- a CDS encoding sulfatase family protein has protein sequence MRILYIDVDSLRPDHLGCYGYHRETSPNIDEIAADGRRFTNVYASDAPCLPSRTAFYTGRFGIHTGVINHGGLNADPRRHGPARGERYPRRFRTLATILGEQGLDTAMISPFPARHDAWQVVEGFDELYDTGGNGSERADEVYPYAHDWLNEHAAEDDWYLHANFWDPHTEYTTPLEYGHPFADDPAPDWPTEDVIECHYQGTGAQSAQDLCSWGDKRDAPRMPPDVASREDFETMVDGYDVGVHYMDHHVGKLFDLLRDAGVFEDTLVVVSADHGENLGELNVYGDHQTADEPTCNVPLIVRGPGIEPGVDDEFRYQLDLPPTLVDLIGGDVPEGWDGRSFTGSVTGGETDDRSGRERLVLSQGTWTCQRAVRWDDWLLIKTYHDAFKSDLEDLMLFDLAHDPHETTNLADEHPDVVRDGLSTLQQWVDDRLLEAARGERGGNPGAENAVTDPMWQVLRGKGPYYTWDALEDYAEHLRRTGRDEHATALLERHG, from the coding sequence ATGCGGATACTGTACATCGACGTCGATTCGCTGCGACCCGACCACCTCGGGTGTTACGGCTACCACCGGGAGACGTCACCGAACATCGACGAGATCGCCGCGGACGGGCGCCGGTTCACGAACGTCTACGCGTCCGACGCGCCGTGTCTCCCCTCGAGGACGGCGTTCTACACCGGTCGGTTCGGCATCCACACCGGCGTGATCAATCACGGCGGGCTAAACGCCGACCCGCGCCGACACGGTCCCGCACGCGGCGAACGCTACCCGCGACGCTTCCGGACGCTCGCCACGATTCTCGGCGAACAGGGGCTGGACACGGCGATGATCAGCCCGTTTCCCGCTCGTCACGACGCCTGGCAGGTCGTCGAGGGGTTCGACGAACTCTACGACACCGGCGGCAACGGCTCGGAGCGGGCCGACGAAGTCTACCCCTACGCCCACGACTGGCTCAACGAACACGCCGCCGAGGACGACTGGTACCTCCACGCCAACTTCTGGGACCCCCACACCGAGTACACGACGCCGCTCGAGTACGGCCACCCGTTCGCGGACGACCCCGCCCCGGACTGGCCAACCGAGGACGTGATCGAGTGCCACTACCAGGGGACCGGCGCCCAGAGCGCACAGGACCTGTGTAGCTGGGGCGACAAACGAGACGCGCCCAGGATGCCCCCGGACGTCGCGTCGCGCGAGGACTTCGAGACTATGGTCGACGGCTACGACGTGGGCGTCCACTACATGGATCACCACGTCGGGAAGTTATTCGACCTCCTGCGCGATGCCGGCGTCTTCGAGGACACGCTCGTCGTCGTGAGCGCCGACCACGGCGAGAACCTGGGCGAACTCAACGTCTACGGCGACCACCAGACGGCCGACGAACCGACCTGCAACGTGCCGCTTATCGTTCGCGGTCCCGGAATCGAACCGGGCGTCGACGACGAGTTTCGGTACCAGCTCGACCTCCCACCGACCCTCGTCGACCTCATCGGCGGCGACGTACCCGAGGGCTGGGACGGGCGGTCGTTTACCGGATCGGTCACCGGCGGCGAGACGGACGACAGGAGCGGCCGCGAACGCCTCGTGCTCAGTCAGGGAACTTGGACCTGCCAGCGGGCCGTTCGCTGGGACGACTGGCTGCTGATCAAGACCTACCACGATGCGTTCAAGAGCGACCTCGAGGACCTCATGCTGTTCGACCTTGCTCACGACCCGCACGAAACGACGAACCTCGCCGACGAGCACCCCGACGTCGTCCGCGATGGATTGAGCACGCTCCAGCAGTGGGTCGACGACCGCCTGCTCGAGGCCGCCCGTGGCGAGCGGGGCGGCAACCCCGGCGCCGAAAACGCCGTCACTGATCCGATGTGGCAGGTCCTCCGCGGCAAGGGACCGTACTACACGTGGGACGCGCTCGAGGACTACGCCGAGCACCTTCGACGGACGGGACGGGACGAGCACGCGACGGCGTTGCTCGAGCGTCACGGCTGA
- a CDS encoding heparinase II/III domain-containing protein produces MSYDKPRRDRSERSREELDSVIERSNDFDVSRRSILATTGAGILGGLFSSTGTVGAAESDALNAKTRTTIWTDEMRANARRNIGRYDWAASQRDTAVAEADARLERLGPDLESLWSLVTAQGIPRGGGLVNQREILGGYHDSGDDRLWKMKAEVDNPHGDGKLTVPTNDFAAYRESGLDDRGMFDPDLADDSLLVNEEHPEMGEGWGVDDGWGWVDENDDLGGGAGTRWNFVAYYNHWHIWRPGGILGLVRRLTDAYLYTGDQKYSRAGTVLLDRIADVYPEMDLTEYTFTLDGFWNSHGGRQTGKVVGAFWESNLMRPIVRSYDAFFPGMEDDDELVVFLDDRTDEYPGLAEKDSVEKIRKNIEDSIHREILPANKNSNMIVASGGGSALVQAARALDEPDGYTREAIEWVFQPGDEYFDGDVWNEEPENWYTTGGNILTPLVDRADRDGYFEIEAPHYNRIPHSSVRQVADYLRGYDAFDGADLYQHPKLQQSLLQNTHLLLIDEFTPQLGDAHGPSAVEWSQPSVEEGFKLTGEPIFAQLWHYQNGYSTAGINGSIFDAEPENLSDDVQAIIDAEGPLDLPSQNLAGYGFAALRDGENYLNQSFGTTYDTSELFADASTEVNDSFDEAIQFQCYEPGEWWTFEFEADEAGEYDLEIESLFVGSYGIYNLFLNGEQVDTVDFYSPSFTRDTITYTVDLEAGINELRFECVGKNDDSSNYLMALYYLTVVGEDEREDWENAKELGNAKRAFWMYYGRTGIDAGGSTHNHGDALNLGVAAHQLELSPDLGYPERTGNWPKHDFTKGTISHNTVTVDRSRQDERWVATPRHFEGEDERVNLIDVDAYRAYEQCDEYCRTTAMITVDEENSYAVDFFRVAGGDDHVFSFHGQVGEATAEDVDFVPQDRGTYAGEDIRKPDYGEETDYNREVGSGFNYLTNVERDTDPGSSVAVDWNVEDYWNHRDDDADGVHLRLTSFGDFDEVALADGHPPDRSGNPDSLRYALLRRRGSDLESDFVSTVEHYEGERAVENVEKVIVEGGQGHAVKIELTNGRTDYVVCSFEETDTLTVDDTFEFKGFFGLYSVEDGESEYAYVQDGTRLKPLDEPALVQESVGRVQGIVEDFTREMSLENELTIRVGGNGSHLERHAGFVYVDNDDSDPWRGEPDPENPIEGRGQRGQGNGAYPIEALGGSNGNLVTVATGRQTFTRDFVDPDQLEDGGYNYIIDDNDDVRIPLTSTWSAE; encoded by the coding sequence ATGTCATATGACAAGCCACGTCGGGACCGTAGCGAGCGGTCTCGAGAAGAACTGGATTCAGTAATCGAACGGTCGAACGACTTCGACGTCTCGCGGCGATCGATTCTGGCGACGACGGGTGCCGGCATTCTCGGCGGACTCTTCTCGAGCACGGGGACGGTCGGCGCCGCGGAGTCCGACGCGCTCAACGCGAAGACCCGAACCACGATCTGGACCGACGAGATGCGAGCGAACGCCCGACGAAACATCGGTCGGTACGACTGGGCTGCGAGTCAACGAGACACCGCCGTCGCGGAAGCCGACGCTCGTCTGGAAAGGTTGGGGCCCGACCTCGAGAGCCTCTGGAGCCTGGTCACTGCCCAGGGAATCCCCCGTGGCGGCGGACTGGTGAACCAGCGCGAGATTCTGGGCGGCTACCACGATTCGGGCGACGACCGCCTCTGGAAGATGAAGGCGGAAGTCGACAATCCGCACGGCGACGGGAAGCTCACCGTGCCGACGAACGACTTCGCCGCCTACCGCGAGAGTGGCCTGGACGACCGGGGGATGTTCGATCCCGACCTCGCCGACGACTCGTTGCTGGTCAACGAGGAACACCCCGAGATGGGCGAGGGCTGGGGCGTCGACGACGGCTGGGGCTGGGTCGACGAGAACGACGACCTGGGCGGCGGCGCCGGCACCAGGTGGAACTTCGTCGCCTACTACAACCACTGGCACATCTGGCGCCCCGGGGGCATTCTTGGGCTCGTTCGCCGCCTCACCGATGCCTATCTCTACACCGGCGACCAGAAATACTCGAGGGCGGGTACCGTCCTCCTCGACCGCATCGCCGACGTCTATCCCGAAATGGACCTCACCGAGTACACGTTCACGCTCGATGGGTTCTGGAACAGCCACGGCGGCCGCCAGACGGGGAAGGTAGTCGGCGCGTTCTGGGAGTCGAACCTCATGCGGCCGATAGTCCGCTCCTACGACGCGTTCTTCCCCGGCATGGAGGACGACGACGAACTCGTCGTGTTCCTCGACGACAGGACCGACGAGTACCCCGGCCTGGCGGAGAAAGACTCGGTCGAGAAGATCCGAAAGAACATCGAGGACAGTATTCACCGCGAGATTTTGCCGGCGAACAAGAACTCGAACATGATCGTCGCGAGCGGCGGAGGGAGCGCACTTGTGCAGGCCGCTCGCGCGCTCGACGAACCCGACGGCTACACCCGAGAAGCGATCGAGTGGGTCTTCCAGCCCGGCGACGAGTACTTCGACGGCGACGTCTGGAACGAAGAGCCCGAGAACTGGTACACCACCGGCGGAAACATCCTCACCCCGCTGGTCGACCGGGCCGACCGCGACGGATACTTCGAGATCGAGGCGCCACACTACAACCGCATCCCTCACAGCTCGGTTCGACAGGTGGCCGACTACCTCCGGGGGTACGACGCGTTCGACGGCGCGGACCTTTACCAGCACCCAAAACTCCAGCAGTCGCTCCTGCAGAACACCCACCTGCTGTTGATCGACGAGTTCACCCCGCAACTCGGCGACGCGCACGGCCCGTCCGCCGTCGAGTGGAGCCAGCCCTCAGTCGAGGAAGGGTTCAAACTGACGGGCGAGCCGATTTTTGCCCAGTTGTGGCACTATCAGAACGGCTACTCGACGGCGGGGATCAACGGCTCCATCTTCGACGCAGAACCCGAGAACCTCAGCGACGACGTACAGGCGATCATCGACGCCGAGGGCCCCCTCGACCTCCCGAGCCAGAACCTCGCGGGCTACGGTTTTGCCGCGCTCCGGGACGGCGAGAACTACCTGAACCAGTCGTTCGGGACGACCTACGACACGTCAGAGCTGTTCGCCGACGCCAGTACCGAAGTCAACGACAGCTTCGACGAAGCCATTCAGTTCCAGTGCTACGAACCCGGCGAGTGGTGGACCTTCGAGTTCGAGGCCGACGAAGCCGGCGAGTACGACCTCGAGATCGAATCGCTGTTCGTCGGCTCCTACGGCATCTACAACCTCTTCCTCAATGGGGAGCAGGTCGACACCGTCGACTTCTACAGCCCTTCGTTCACCCGCGACACGATTACGTACACGGTCGACCTCGAGGCCGGGATCAACGAACTCCGCTTCGAGTGCGTCGGCAAGAACGACGACTCGAGCAACTACCTGATGGCGCTGTACTACCTCACCGTGGTCGGCGAGGACGAGCGGGAGGACTGGGAGAACGCCAAAGAGTTGGGCAACGCCAAGCGCGCGTTCTGGATGTACTACGGCCGAACGGGCATCGACGCGGGTGGCAGTACCCACAACCATGGCGACGCGCTCAACCTCGGCGTGGCAGCCCACCAGCTCGAACTCTCGCCGGACCTCGGCTACCCCGAGCGGACCGGTAACTGGCCGAAACACGACTTCACGAAGGGGACAATCAGCCACAACACCGTGACGGTCGACCGGTCCCGCCAGGACGAACGGTGGGTCGCCACGCCGCGCCACTTCGAGGGCGAGGACGAGCGAGTGAACCTGATCGACGTGGACGCCTACCGGGCCTACGAGCAGTGCGACGAGTATTGCCGAACGACCGCGATGATCACCGTCGACGAGGAAAACTCCTACGCCGTGGACTTTTTCCGCGTCGCCGGCGGCGACGACCACGTGTTCAGCTTCCACGGACAGGTCGGCGAGGCGACGGCCGAGGACGTCGACTTCGTCCCCCAGGACCGCGGCACCTACGCGGGTGAGGATATCCGGAAGCCGGACTACGGCGAGGAAACCGACTACAACCGCGAGGTCGGAAGCGGCTTCAACTACCTCACGAACGTCGAACGCGACACCGATCCCGGTTCCAGCGTGGCCGTCGACTGGAACGTCGAGGACTACTGGAATCATCGCGACGACGACGCCGACGGCGTCCACCTACGCTTGACGTCCTTCGGCGACTTCGACGAGGTCGCCCTCGCGGACGGCCACCCGCCCGACCGAAGCGGGAATCCCGACTCCCTGCGCTACGCGCTCTTGCGCCGACGGGGGAGCGACCTCGAGAGCGACTTCGTCTCGACGGTCGAGCACTACGAGGGCGAGCGCGCCGTCGAAAACGTCGAGAAGGTAATCGTCGAGGGCGGGCAGGGCCACGCCGTCAAAATCGAACTGACGAACGGGCGCACCGACTACGTCGTCTGTTCGTTCGAGGAGACCGACACGCTGACCGTCGACGACACCTTCGAGTTCAAGGGCTTCTTCGGCCTCTACTCGGTCGAAGACGGCGAGTCCGAGTACGCCTACGTCCAGGACGGCACGCGGCTCAAGCCCCTCGACGAACCCGCGCTCGTGCAGGAATCGGTCGGTCGCGTGCAGGGCATCGTCGAGGACTTCACCCGCGAGATGAGCCTCGAGAACGAACTGACGATTCGTGTCGGGGGAAACGGAAGCCACCTCGAGCGCCACGCTGGCTTCGTCTACGTCGACAACGACGACTCCGATCCGTGGCGAGGCGAACCTGATCCCGAGAACCCGATCGAGGGGCGCGGCCAGCGCGGCCAGGGCAACGGCGCCTACCCAATCGAGGCGCTCGGAGGCAGCAACGGAAACCTGGTGACGGTCGCCACTGGTCGCCAAACGTTCACCCGGGACTTCGTCGACCCCGACCAGCTCGAGGACGGCGGCTACAACTACATCATCGACGACAACGACGACGTTCGGATTCCGTTGACGTCGACCTGGTCGGCAGAGTAA
- a CDS encoding sugar phosphate isomerase/epimerase family protein, whose product MAIQPALFSKVLRDRSLGEAVDLTAEIGYDGFEPMCRAPHLDVDRTTDEVAALRERLDDHGLGVPCLATYTGAYVDKPRSECEAQLEALERFLEFATLLDCDLVRHNPGGPAPWKATDEDVETAATWYQRAADRAAAYDVTLLIEIHARWLSETVSGTKQLLSAIGRDNVGVIHDAGNMFLVGEEYSADSVDRLGDDLRHVHVKDEQRVVDADEFPGSFRLETADGLQTYRPRRLGEGEVDHAPLFEALAAAEYDGFVTAECSVPQDEPGDDVAIATHELDQLTTLIDNAN is encoded by the coding sequence ATGGCGATTCAACCAGCCCTGTTCAGCAAGGTTCTGCGTGACCGGAGCCTCGGGGAAGCCGTCGATCTGACGGCAGAAATCGGCTACGACGGGTTCGAACCGATGTGCCGGGCCCCCCACCTCGACGTCGACCGGACGACCGACGAGGTCGCTGCCCTCCGGGAACGACTCGACGATCACGGCCTCGGCGTCCCGTGTCTCGCGACCTATACGGGTGCGTACGTCGACAAGCCCCGATCCGAGTGTGAGGCCCAGCTCGAGGCACTCGAGCGATTCCTCGAGTTCGCGACCCTACTCGACTGTGATCTCGTTCGGCACAATCCCGGCGGGCCGGCCCCGTGGAAGGCGACCGACGAGGACGTCGAGACGGCCGCGACGTGGTACCAGCGGGCCGCTGATCGGGCCGCAGCGTACGACGTCACGCTCCTGATCGAAATTCACGCTCGCTGGCTCTCCGAGACGGTTTCGGGAACGAAGCAGTTGTTGTCGGCCATCGGCCGGGACAACGTGGGCGTCATCCACGACGCCGGAAACATGTTCCTCGTCGGTGAGGAGTATAGTGCCGACTCGGTCGACCGACTGGGCGACGACCTGCGGCACGTCCACGTCAAGGACGAGCAACGGGTCGTCGATGCCGACGAATTTCCCGGATCGTTCCGCCTCGAGACCGCTGACGGCCTGCAGACGTATCGACCCCGCCGGCTCGGCGAGGGCGAGGTCGATCACGCGCCCCTGTTCGAGGCGCTGGCGGCGGCCGAATACGACGGATTCGTCACTGCCGAATGTAGCGTTCCCCAGGACGAACCCGGCGACGACGTCGCGATTGCAACGCACGAACTCGACCAACTCACGACGCTCATCGACAATGCCAACTGA
- a CDS encoding DegT/DnrJ/EryC1/StrS family aminotransferase, with protein sequence MDELAIDGGPKAAEALSIPEWPQPTDTSRAYLLEAFEGGNWCRGPWIERLEDEFAAYHDAKHAIAVSNGTVAIELALRAVGVEPGDEVIVPSYSFIASASVVPAVGAIPRFADTDPETFNIDPDSVREQITDDTVGIIGVHFAGYPIDMDELLPIVEEHDLFLIEDAAHAQGSEWRGQKVGTFGDFGTFSFQESKSLPSGEGGIVVTDNDVLAERARVMQNIGRSQGETGYRHYKLSSNSRMSAFQAAVAIGQLEKLPEENDRREANEKLLLAELEEIDGIHTKPRDDRITARGYCLENVRYDAEAFGGLSRDRFIEAVRAEGVPVYDGYEVPIYKQPAFFRDQVRRLLPPGTDVPDYWNLHLPGAERLCRENVAYSHPVLLADDEGIRTIPAAIRKVKAHADELRER encoded by the coding sequence ATGGACGAACTTGCCATCGACGGCGGACCGAAGGCAGCCGAAGCACTCTCGATTCCGGAGTGGCCACAGCCGACCGATACCAGTCGAGCGTATCTCCTCGAAGCGTTCGAGGGCGGCAACTGGTGTCGCGGACCGTGGATCGAACGTCTCGAGGACGAATTTGCCGCGTACCACGACGCCAAACACGCGATCGCCGTCAGCAACGGGACCGTCGCGATCGAACTGGCGCTCCGAGCCGTCGGCGTCGAGCCCGGCGACGAGGTGATCGTCCCCTCCTACTCCTTCATCGCGAGTGCAAGCGTCGTTCCCGCCGTGGGGGCGATCCCGCGATTCGCGGATACCGACCCCGAGACGTTCAATATCGATCCCGATTCGGTGCGCGAGCAGATCACCGACGACACGGTTGGGATCATCGGCGTCCACTTCGCGGGATATCCGATTGACATGGACGAACTGTTGCCGATCGTCGAGGAACATGACCTCTTCCTGATCGAGGACGCGGCCCACGCGCAGGGATCGGAGTGGCGCGGCCAGAAGGTCGGCACCTTCGGGGACTTCGGGACGTTCTCGTTTCAGGAGTCGAAGTCACTACCCAGCGGCGAAGGCGGTATCGTCGTCACCGACAACGACGTGCTCGCGGAACGAGCCCGGGTCATGCAGAACATCGGTCGTTCGCAAGGTGAGACGGGATATCGTCACTACAAACTCTCCTCGAACTCCCGGATGTCCGCGTTCCAGGCCGCCGTCGCGATCGGCCAGCTCGAGAAGCTACCAGAGGAGAACGACCGCCGCGAAGCGAACGAGAAATTGCTTCTCGCAGAACTCGAGGAGATCGACGGAATTCACACGAAACCGCGAGACGATCGCATCACTGCTCGCGGCTACTGTCTGGAGAACGTTCGCTACGACGCCGAGGCGTTCGGTGGGCTCAGCCGCGACCGATTCATCGAGGCCGTGCGCGCCGAGGGCGTGCCGGTCTACGACGGCTACGAAGTACCGATCTACAAGCAACCGGCGTTCTTCCGCGATCAGGTTCGGCGGCTTCTCCCACCCGGAACGGACGTCCCGGACTACTGGAACCTGCACCTTCCCGGTGCGGAGCGACTGTGCAGGGAGAACGTCGCCTACAGCCACCCGGTGTTGCTCGCCGACGATGAGGGCATCCGGACGATCCCTGCTGCGATTCGAAAGGTGAAAGCCCACGCCGACGAACTCCGTGAGCGGTAA
- a CDS encoding family 20 glycosylhydrolase has translation MTATELRVVPRPRRVEATSGTVRFEPPFTLAAEADVPPVVGSLFETLLERETNAPVRRGTDDADVKLRLEDDSTDAVDDPEGYVLEANADAGTVTIRAATADGLRHGCQTFVTEISRVDAGDGHEQWTLPACEIHDWPESSWREFMLDPARGFFPVEQVKLRIDQAARAKYNRLHLHLLDDEGYALESAAYPKLNQDADGTARPAYSPEDVDELVAYAGDRGIDIVPEIDVPAHASHLLERYPELRCTVDDGEPADRTICIGSEETVEFVETLLGEVIEQFPFEYVHVGGDEWEMQGYSWNECVDCQAKMAADGSETDTEHFYAFVRHLHDFLAGHDRRTIVWNDQIDISKTPDLPRDLLIHFWRVAAPDRGPVEGCSLERFLEEGFDVINSYVHAAYVRGWITEDYMLGWTSTRRPTVPDERASQVRGGGLLAWEPSDEAERAYFERALPSAMPIFADRLWNSTSVDDRECYSRSVTRHALGPFVPEGFDVYRELGGLILPTWWKRSSGTLLAHVNRSFRDRTPVQAEADYRSAIETLSRLREADRTIYPETASAYESSLEWLVEVAERDGRGVLDRP, from the coding sequence ATGACAGCGACCGAGCTACGCGTCGTTCCTCGACCGCGTCGCGTCGAGGCGACGAGCGGAACCGTCCGATTCGAGCCACCGTTTACGCTCGCCGCGGAGGCGGACGTCCCCCCTGTCGTCGGCTCCCTGTTCGAGACGCTCCTCGAGCGAGAGACGAACGCCCCGGTACGGCGGGGAACCGACGACGCGGACGTCAAACTACGCCTCGAGGACGATTCCACCGATGCGGTCGACGATCCGGAGGGGTACGTCCTCGAGGCGAACGCCGACGCAGGAACGGTAACGATCCGCGCCGCGACCGCCGACGGCCTCCGACACGGCTGCCAGACGTTCGTGACCGAAATTTCACGAGTCGATGCGGGCGACGGCCACGAACAGTGGACCCTTCCCGCCTGCGAAATCCACGACTGGCCGGAGTCGTCCTGGCGCGAGTTCATGCTCGACCCGGCTCGCGGCTTTTTCCCGGTCGAGCAGGTGAAACTACGGATCGACCAAGCCGCGCGGGCGAAGTACAACCGACTCCACCTCCACCTGCTCGACGACGAGGGGTACGCCCTCGAGTCCGCGGCCTATCCCAAATTGAACCAGGATGCAGACGGTACGGCCCGCCCCGCGTACTCGCCGGAGGACGTCGACGAACTCGTCGCGTACGCTGGCGACCGGGGAATCGACATCGTTCCCGAAATCGACGTTCCGGCCCACGCCAGTCACCTTCTCGAGCGGTATCCCGAACTCCGGTGTACCGTCGATGATGGCGAGCCCGCCGACCGGACGATCTGTATCGGCTCCGAGGAGACCGTCGAGTTCGTCGAGACGTTGCTCGGGGAGGTGATCGAGCAGTTCCCATTCGAGTATGTGCACGTCGGCGGCGACGAGTGGGAGATGCAGGGATACTCCTGGAACGAGTGCGTCGATTGCCAGGCGAAGATGGCCGCGGACGGCTCCGAGACGGACACCGAGCACTTCTACGCGTTCGTTCGCCACCTCCACGACTTCCTCGCCGGACACGACCGCCGGACGATCGTCTGGAACGACCAGATCGACATCTCGAAAACGCCCGACCTCCCCCGAGACCTGCTGATCCACTTCTGGCGCGTCGCGGCGCCCGACCGGGGTCCGGTCGAGGGCTGTAGTCTGGAGCGATTCCTCGAGGAGGGGTTCGACGTGATCAACTCCTACGTCCACGCGGCCTACGTCCGGGGCTGGATCACGGAGGACTACATGCTCGGGTGGACATCCACGCGTCGGCCGACAGTGCCGGACGAACGGGCGTCGCAGGTTCGCGGCGGGGGGCTGCTCGCGTGGGAACCGTCCGACGAGGCGGAGCGAGCGTACTTCGAGCGCGCCCTCCCGTCAGCGATGCCGATCTTCGCGGATCGACTCTGGAACTCGACGAGCGTCGACGACCGGGAATGCTATTCACGGTCGGTGACCCGACACGCACTCGGCCCGTTCGTCCCGGAAGGGTTCGACGTGTATCGCGAACTGGGCGGACTGATTCTGCCGACGTGGTGGAAACGCTCGTCCGGAACGCTGCTCGCCCACGTGAATCGTTCGTTCCGGGATCGAACGCCCGTACAGGCCGAGGCGGACTACCGATCAGCGATCGAGACGCTCTCGAGGCTGCGCGAGGCCGATCGGACGATCTATCCCGAAACCGCGTCGGCGTACGAATCGTCACTTGAGTGGCTGGTCGAGGTCGCCGAGCGAGACGGTCGGGGCGTTCTCGACCGGCCCTGA